The Nostoc sp. 'Lobaria pulmonaria (5183) cyanobiont' genome window below encodes:
- a CDS encoding right-handed parallel beta-helix repeat-containing protein translates to MQHTLFFPMMIHGFGFLSLSASLVLPWALTGLVQGQKITESLFKDVPQSSTVQEIPLPNRKLISRISTATTYYVSSNGNDRNSGLSTSSAFRTLQRAANLTNPGDTVLIMNGEYKNEPKNGAVLGIKRSGTANAWIKYKAYPGHFPKIQHNTWNGISITGASYIEINGLEVIGNNAHINYDYAYASSQNKEAQSNRLTNGNCISIEPGDKGRSHHINILNNKVHDCGGAGISAKQADYVKVDNNTVFNNSWYTVYGCSGISMLDNWSSDNKQGYKIFVTNNKSYNNRMYIPWFKAGKITDGNGIIVDVSKGYRGRILVANNITYKNGGSGIHAHDSQHIDIINNTAYLNQQSPEVKKKAKGEIYAGYSSDVKIFNNIMYASPGNAVNSNMKNVNVSYNYNVYSNNSTINITGSHDMIADPQFVNASARDFRLKSTSPAINSGLKWSSLTTDFLGNPRVSGYAPDRGAYENR, encoded by the coding sequence TTGCAACATACCCTATTTTTCCCTATGATGATTCATGGTTTCGGTTTTCTCAGTTTGAGCGCATCTCTTGTACTTCCCTGGGCATTAACAGGTCTGGTTCAAGGACAGAAAATAACAGAGTCTTTATTTAAAGATGTTCCTCAGTCATCCACTGTTCAGGAAATACCACTACCTAACCGCAAGCTGATCAGTCGTATTTCAACTGCGACAACATACTATGTTAGTAGTAACGGAAACGACAGAAATAGCGGGCTTTCTACCTCATCCGCTTTTAGGACACTTCAAAGGGCAGCAAACCTTACTAATCCTGGCGACACGGTACTTATTATGAACGGGGAATACAAGAATGAACCCAAAAATGGGGCTGTACTAGGTATTAAACGTTCTGGAACTGCAAATGCATGGATTAAATATAAAGCATATCCTGGGCATTTTCCAAAAATTCAGCACAATACATGGAATGGTATCTCGATTACAGGAGCTTCATATATCGAGATTAACGGGCTGGAGGTCATAGGGAACAATGCTCATATCAACTATGATTATGCGTATGCGTCAAGTCAGAACAAGGAAGCACAATCAAATCGACTTACTAACGGAAATTGCATAAGCATTGAGCCAGGAGACAAAGGCCGTTCTCATCACATAAATATTCTGAACAACAAAGTGCATGATTGTGGAGGAGCAGGTATCTCAGCAAAGCAAGCTGATTATGTGAAAGTGGATAATAACACTGTTTTCAATAACTCTTGGTACACAGTTTATGGTTGCAGTGGCATTTCCATGCTTGATAATTGGAGTTCTGACAACAAGCAGGGATACAAGATATTTGTGACCAATAACAAGAGCTACAACAATCGAATGTACATTCCTTGGTTTAAAGCCGGAAAGATCACAGACGGTAATGGCATTATTGTTGATGTTTCAAAAGGATATAGAGGACGGATTTTAGTTGCTAACAACATCACCTACAAGAATGGCGGTTCAGGTATTCATGCCCATGATAGTCAGCATATCGATATTATCAACAACACGGCATATTTGAATCAGCAAAGTCCAGAAGTTAAAAAAAAGGCAAAGGGCGAAATTTATGCGGGTTATTCCTCTGATGTCAAAATTTTCAATAACATCATGTATGCTTCTCCTGGTAATGCTGTGAATAGCAATATGAAAAATGTCAACGTCAGTTATAACTACAATGTTTATTCCAATAATTCGACGATCAACATTACAGGATCTCACGATATGATTGCAGATCCACAGTTTGTTAATGCCTCGGCTCGTGACTTTAGATTGAAATCAACAAGTCCGGCAATTAATAGTGGTTTAAAGTGGAGTAGTTTGACAACCGATTTTCTAGGTAATCCTCGTGTGTCGGGTTATGCACCCGATAGAGGAGCATACGAAAATCGGTAG
- a CDS encoding SLBB domain-containing protein has protein sequence MLNKSLSKFLIQPAVGMAFLTAVNAAVSSASLAQGQPLPPTTQPPIIQTQLDTNYSLGGGDLIRVNVFEVPEYTGEYQIPPGGAINLPLIGSVSVLGLTTEQASDEIARRYARFLKRPLISVNLLSPRPINIFVAGEVTRPGAYTLSLSGGAGNNPGVQYPTVLAALTTAQGVTLAADVTQVQLRRKIGRSSEQAVTLNLKELIQTGNLSQDITLRDGDTIVVPTATNFNVAESRNIFAANFAASQTTPRTVTIIGEVNRPGSYLVTPGNTDSQVGATPNSGTASPTGLPNVTRVIQLAGGITAQADVRNLKLRRPTRTGSEQSIDINLWQLLQSGDANQDIIVQDGDTIVIPTATEIIPAEATQLATTTLSPTRIQVGVVGEVKRPGLTDVQPNSSLNQAILAAGGFNDARASSKAVDLIRLNPNGSVTKRIVKVDFSAGINEQTNPILRNNDVVLVNRSGSAKTGDTINTITGPLGIILNLLNIFGL, from the coding sequence ATGCTTAACAAAAGTTTGTCTAAATTCCTAATTCAGCCAGCTGTAGGTATGGCTTTTTTAACTGCTGTCAATGCCGCTGTGTCATCTGCCAGTCTTGCTCAGGGACAACCATTACCACCAACTACACAACCACCAATCATACAAACACAATTAGATACTAATTATTCATTGGGAGGCGGCGATCTCATCCGTGTAAATGTATTTGAAGTACCTGAATATACAGGTGAATACCAAATTCCCCCAGGTGGAGCAATCAACCTACCTTTAATTGGCAGTGTGTCCGTACTAGGGCTAACAACTGAACAAGCTTCTGATGAAATAGCTAGAAGATATGCTCGCTTCCTCAAACGTCCCTTGATCTCAGTCAATCTGTTATCGCCTCGTCCCATCAATATTTTCGTTGCTGGAGAGGTGACACGTCCTGGAGCTTACACTCTAAGCTTGAGCGGTGGCGCTGGGAACAATCCAGGTGTACAATACCCCACTGTATTAGCCGCATTAACAACAGCGCAGGGGGTGACTTTAGCTGCGGATGTGACTCAAGTTCAATTACGGCGTAAGATAGGACGTTCTTCAGAGCAAGCTGTCACCCTCAATTTGAAGGAACTCATTCAAACAGGCAACTTATCGCAGGATATTACCTTGCGGGATGGAGACACTATAGTTGTGCCAACAGCAACCAACTTCAACGTCGCAGAATCTCGCAATATATTTGCAGCTAACTTTGCCGCCAGTCAAACCACACCCCGCACAGTAACAATTATTGGTGAAGTTAACCGTCCTGGTTCGTATCTTGTCACCCCAGGTAATACAGATAGCCAAGTGGGCGCAACCCCTAACAGTGGCACTGCCAGCCCCACTGGTTTACCAAATGTGACACGGGTAATTCAATTAGCTGGCGGAATTACAGCACAAGCTGATGTGCGTAATCTCAAGCTACGCCGACCTACAAGAACTGGCTCAGAACAATCTATAGATATTAATCTTTGGCAACTGTTACAGAGTGGTGATGCCAATCAAGACATCATTGTGCAAGACGGAGATACGATTGTAATTCCGACAGCAACTGAAATCATCCCGGCAGAAGCTACTCAATTAGCTACCACTACTTTGTCTCCTACACGGATTCAGGTTGGTGTGGTAGGTGAAGTTAAAAGACCAGGTCTAACAGACGTTCAGCCCAATAGCTCTTTAAATCAAGCTATACTCGCTGCTGGCGGATTTAATGATGCCAGAGCTAGTAGTAAGGCTGTTGATTTGATTCGCCTCAACCCTAATGGTTCTGTCACTAAGCGGATAGTAAAAGTGGATTTCTCCGCTGGGATTAATGAGCAAACTAATCCTATACTCCGTAATAATGATGTTGTGCTAGTCAACCGATCTGGTTCCGCTAAGACTGGCGATACCATAAACACTATAACTGGACCTCTAGGTATTATCCTTAATCTTCTGAACATTTTCGGACTCTAA
- a CDS encoding ABC transporter ATP-binding protein: MKSVADDPNSQLNTTDIPPVVLTSELRKVYRTGFWLNQKVVSLKNCSLTVYKGETFGLLGPNGAGKTTLLKLLLGIIHPTSGRGSLLGKPIGDRSVKQHIGYLPENPYLYDYLTGWEFLQLAAGLFQIPQSVQRQRIPQLLELVGLSQADARKKLLRRYSKGMLQRVGMAQALINEPDLVFLDEPMSGLDPVGRYQMREIILALKAAGKTIFFNSHILSEVEQICDRIAILAQGELICSGSLNELLGVGDTYHVKGQGGHWEILKKWIPTLIFEPDGSWHGTLQDDYYDFLASLRLMEGKIIAINLSRHSLEEFFIQQIQRKNNSLN, translated from the coding sequence ATGAAGTCTGTTGCAGATGACCCTAATTCTCAACTTAATACGACAGACATTCCGCCAGTAGTCCTAACTTCTGAGTTGCGAAAAGTCTATCGCACTGGTTTTTGGCTAAATCAAAAAGTAGTATCTCTCAAAAACTGTTCTTTAACAGTTTACAAAGGCGAAACCTTTGGGTTGCTGGGGCCTAACGGTGCTGGTAAAACCACCCTTTTAAAATTATTGCTGGGAATTATTCATCCCACCTCTGGACGGGGATCGTTGTTGGGTAAACCAATAGGCGATCGCAGTGTTAAGCAACATATTGGCTATCTACCAGAAAATCCCTATTTGTATGACTATCTCACTGGTTGGGAGTTTTTGCAGCTTGCTGCTGGGTTATTCCAAATTCCCCAAAGTGTCCAACGCCAGCGGATTCCCCAACTACTGGAATTAGTCGGTTTATCCCAAGCCGATGCCCGTAAAAAGCTCCTGCGTCGCTATTCCAAAGGAATGCTACAGCGTGTTGGTATGGCACAGGCATTAATTAATGAGCCAGATTTAGTTTTTCTGGATGAACCGATGTCTGGTCTCGATCCAGTGGGACGCTACCAAATGCGAGAAATTATTCTGGCGCTCAAAGCTGCTGGTAAAACAATTTTTTTTAATAGCCACATTCTGAGTGAAGTAGAACAGATTTGCGATCGCATTGCCATCCTCGCTCAAGGTGAACTAATTTGCTCTGGTTCCCTCAATGAACTCTTAGGCGTAGGCGACACATATCACGTCAAAGGTCAAGGTGGTCACTGGGAAATTCTCAAAAAATGGATACCCACTCTCATATTTGAGCCTGATGGTTCCTGGCACGGTACACTACAAGATGATTACTATGATTTTCTTGCCAGTCTTCGTCTCATGGAAGGTAAAATTATCGCCATTAACTTGTCACGTCACTCCCTAGAAGAATTTTTTATTCAACAAATCCAAAGAAAAAACAACTCATTGAATTAG
- the hisB gene encoding imidazoleglycerol-phosphate dehydratase HisB translates to MQISKINLNYDRLTETPRIATVHRTTGETNVQVTINLDGRGTCTAATGIPFLDHMLHQIASHGLIDIDVQAKGDWEIDDHHTNEDVGITLGQAFNQALGDRKGIVRFGNFLAPLDEALVQVALDFSGRPHLSYGLQIPTQRVGTYDTQLVREFFVALVNHSQMTLHIRQLDGINSHHIIEATFKAFARATRLAVEIDPRRAGLIPSSKGVL, encoded by the coding sequence ATGCAAATCAGCAAAATTAATTTAAACTACGATCGCTTAACTGAAACCCCTCGGATTGCCACTGTTCACCGCACCACTGGTGAAACGAATGTGCAAGTTACCATCAACCTGGATGGTAGAGGAACTTGCACAGCAGCAACAGGTATTCCGTTTTTGGATCACATGTTGCATCAAATTGCCTCCCACGGGCTGATTGATATTGATGTCCAAGCCAAGGGAGACTGGGAAATTGACGATCATCACACTAACGAAGATGTAGGCATTACTTTAGGGCAAGCTTTTAACCAAGCACTAGGCGACAGAAAAGGTATTGTCCGCTTTGGTAATTTTCTTGCACCATTGGATGAAGCCTTAGTTCAGGTAGCACTAGACTTTTCTGGACGTCCTCACCTCAGCTACGGCTTGCAAATTCCTACTCAGCGGGTAGGAACCTATGACACCCAACTGGTGCGAGAATTTTTTGTGGCTTTGGTGAACCATAGTCAAATGACATTGCACATTCGACAATTGGATGGTATTAATTCCCATCACATTATTGAAGCGACATTTAAAGCCTTTGCAAGAGCAACGCGGCTGGCGGTGGAAATTGATCCCCGACGTGCTGGCTTAATTCCCAGTTCTAAGGGAGTTCTATGA
- the fabI gene encoding enoyl-ACP reductase FabI, which produces MLNLTAKNALVTGIANNRSIAWGIAQQLHKAGANLGITYLPDERGKMEKKVAELVEPLNPSLFLPCNVQDEDQIKSTFETIREQWGKLDILIHCLAFASKDDLTGDFSQTSRSGFNTALEISTYSLVQLSGAAKPLMTEGGSIVTLTYLGGVRAIPNYNVMGIAKAGLEISVRYLAAELGPQNIRVNAISAGPIRTLASSAVGGILDMIHHVEEVAPLRRTVTQLEVGNAVAFLCSDLSSGITGQILYVDAGYEIMGM; this is translated from the coding sequence ATGCTAAATCTGACTGCAAAAAATGCCCTTGTTACAGGTATTGCCAATAACCGCTCGATCGCCTGGGGCATTGCCCAACAACTGCACAAAGCCGGAGCAAACCTGGGTATCACCTACCTGCCGGATGAACGCGGCAAGATGGAGAAAAAAGTTGCAGAATTGGTAGAACCCCTCAACCCCAGCTTATTTCTTCCCTGTAATGTCCAAGATGAAGATCAAATTAAATCTACCTTTGAGACAATCCGCGAACAGTGGGGAAAGTTAGATATTCTGATCCATTGTCTGGCCTTTGCAAGCAAAGACGATTTAACTGGAGATTTTAGCCAAACCTCTCGTTCTGGCTTTAACACCGCCTTAGAAATCAGCACCTACTCACTAGTGCAGTTAAGTGGTGCAGCTAAACCTTTGATGACAGAGGGAGGTAGTATCGTCACTCTGACATATTTAGGTGGTGTTAGGGCAATCCCTAACTACAACGTCATGGGAATTGCCAAGGCGGGGTTAGAAATTAGTGTGCGTTACCTGGCTGCTGAACTAGGTCCGCAAAATATTCGCGTGAATGCCATCTCCGCAGGCCCCATCCGCACTTTGGCATCTTCAGCAGTGGGTGGGATTTTGGATATGATTCATCATGTAGAAGAAGTAGCTCCCCTACGACGTACCGTCACTCAATTAGAAGTAGGCAACGCTGTGGCTTTCTTGTGTAGTGATTTGTCCAGCGGCATTACCGGACAAATTCTCTATGTAGATGCAGGATATGAAATTATGGGAATGTAA
- the ntcA gene encoding global nitrogen regulator NtcA produces MIVTQDKALANVFRQMATGAFPPVVETFERNKTIFFPGDPAERVYFLLKGAVKLSRVYEAGEEITVALLRENSVFGVLSLLTGNKSDRFYHAVAFTPVELLSAPIEQVELALKENPELSMLMLRGLSSRILQTEMMIETLAHRDMGSRLVSFLLILCRDFGVPCADGITIDLKLSHQAIAEAIGSTRVTVTRLLGDLREKKMISIHKKKITVHKPVTLSRQFT; encoded by the coding sequence ATGATCGTGACACAAGATAAAGCCCTAGCAAATGTTTTTCGTCAGATGGCGACCGGGGCGTTTCCGCCAGTTGTGGAAACGTTTGAACGCAATAAAACGATCTTTTTTCCTGGCGATCCTGCCGAACGAGTTTATTTTCTTTTGAAAGGTGCTGTTAAACTTTCCAGGGTGTACGAGGCAGGAGAGGAAATAACGGTAGCGTTGCTGCGGGAAAACAGTGTTTTTGGTGTATTGTCATTGCTGACAGGAAATAAGTCGGATCGGTTTTACCATGCGGTTGCATTTACTCCTGTGGAATTACTGTCAGCACCAATTGAACAGGTAGAGCTAGCACTCAAGGAAAATCCAGAATTATCAATGTTAATGCTGCGAGGTCTGTCTTCGCGAATTTTACAAACAGAGATGATGATTGAAACTCTCGCTCACCGAGATATGGGTTCTAGGTTAGTGAGTTTTTTGTTAATTCTTTGTCGAGATTTTGGCGTTCCTTGTGCAGATGGGATCACAATTGATTTGAAGTTATCTCATCAAGCGATCGCAGAAGCAATTGGTTCAACTCGTGTTACTGTCACCAGGCTACTGGGAGATTTGCGTGAAAAAAAGATGATTTCTATTCACAAAAAGAAGATTACTGTGCATAAACCTGTTACCTTAAGTAGGCAATTCACATAA
- a CDS encoding DUF3084 domain-containing protein: MTTGYILIAAILILGGVIATVGDRIGTRVGKARLSLFKLRPKNTAVLVTIFTGGLISASTLGILFAADEGLRKGVFELEDIQTDLRQKREQLKTAETQKSQVESELNQARIAQAKAQQDLQAINQSLQAANAKQRQTQAQLNRTISQQAQTQTQLQRTQGQLDRVVTQYQKAIAELQSVYDQRKALQAAVELLKTERQRLYAEAKKAIDEAKTAIEKRDRELANRQEAIEQRDQKIAQLDQLIQKRNVEITAREQVIAKRESRLKELEAQQEELEQEVARLEKYYQSYRDLRLGKLALVRGQVLSAAVIRVTQPAAARQAVVQLLQEANRNANLELSEPGANPANVELLRVTQDRVDQLSKQIGDGKEYVVRIFSAGNYVRGEKQIEFFADTAQNQLVFSGGAVLATTTADSKTMTSYQLQQRLEILISASQFRARNAGIVENVQVEGTFLRFVSQLRQYNQPLEIKAIAAEDTYTAGPLRVKLVAIVNGKIIFST, from the coding sequence ATGACCACCGGATACATCCTCATCGCAGCAATTTTGATTCTGGGAGGCGTAATTGCCACCGTGGGCGATCGCATCGGCACACGAGTTGGCAAAGCCCGCCTCTCACTTTTTAAGCTCCGTCCGAAAAACACTGCTGTACTAGTAACAATTTTTACTGGTGGTTTGATTTCAGCATCAACTTTAGGGATTTTATTCGCTGCCGACGAAGGCTTGCGAAAAGGAGTCTTTGAGTTAGAGGATATTCAAACAGACCTTAGACAGAAGCGGGAACAGCTAAAAACCGCAGAAACTCAGAAAAGTCAGGTAGAGAGTGAGCTAAACCAAGCAAGAATTGCCCAAGCAAAGGCACAACAAGACTTGCAGGCAATTAATCAATCCTTGCAGGCGGCAAATGCCAAACAGAGGCAAACACAAGCTCAGTTGAACCGCACAATTAGTCAGCAAGCCCAAACCCAAACTCAACTCCAACGCACTCAAGGTCAGCTAGATCGGGTGGTAACTCAATACCAAAAAGCCATAGCTGAATTGCAAAGTGTTTACGACCAGAGAAAGGCACTACAGGCGGCAGTTGAACTACTGAAGACAGAACGTCAAAGACTGTATGCCGAAGCGAAAAAAGCCATTGACGAAGCTAAAACAGCAATTGAAAAACGCGATCGCGAACTTGCTAACCGTCAAGAAGCCATAGAACAGCGCGATCAAAAAATTGCCCAACTGGATCAACTAATTCAAAAACGTAATGTAGAAATTACAGCACGAGAGCAAGTGATTGCCAAACGAGAATCGCGCCTCAAAGAATTGGAAGCACAACAGGAGGAACTAGAACAGGAAGTTGCCAGGCTGGAAAAATATTATCAGTCCTACCGCGACCTGCGTTTGGGTAAGCTGGCCTTAGTTCGCGGTCAAGTTCTGTCCGCTGCTGTCATTCGTGTTACTCAACCTGCTGCTGCTCGTCAGGCAGTGGTACAACTTTTACAAGAAGCCAATCGCAACGCCAACCTTGAATTAAGCGAACCTGGTGCAAATCCTGCAAATGTAGAGCTACTGCGTGTGACCCAGGATAGAGTCGATCAATTGAGCAAGCAGATTGGCGATGGTAAAGAATACGTCGTGCGAATTTTCTCTGCTGGTAATTACGTCAGGGGAGAAAAGCAGATAGAATTTTTCGCGGATACAGCCCAGAATCAACTAGTTTTTTCAGGAGGCGCGGTGCTAGCTACGACTACTGCTGATTCCAAAACCATGACATCTTATCAGTTACAGCAGCGCCTAGAAATACTGATTTCTGCTTCCCAATTTCGTGCCCGTAATGCCGGAATTGTCGAAAATGTCCAAGTAGAAGGGACTTTTCTGCGCTTTGTCAGCCAACTAAGACAGTATAATCAACCCTTGGAGATCAAAGCGATCGCAGCAGAGGATACTTATACAGCCGGGCCATTGAGAGTAAAATTGGTGGCAATAGTTAACGGAAAAATTATTTTTAGTACTTAA
- a CDS encoding Holliday junction resolvase RuvX, with product MNFREFSPTQPVILGFDPGRDKCGLAVMGLDRQLHYHQVVLAKEAIATIETLRQRFPISLMVMGDQTTAKQWREKLYQELTEPLSIILVDERYTTLEARDRYWQMFPPKGLIKLLPQGLRQPPRPIDDIVAILLIERYLNRLTESAASQF from the coding sequence ATGAATTTCCGTGAATTTTCACCAACGCAACCAGTCATCTTGGGGTTTGATCCAGGTCGAGATAAATGTGGTTTAGCGGTGATGGGACTGGATCGGCAACTGCATTATCATCAGGTCGTGCTAGCAAAAGAGGCGATCGCTACCATTGAGACACTGCGTCAAAGGTTTCCGATCTCTTTGATGGTCATGGGCGACCAAACTACAGCCAAACAGTGGAGAGAGAAATTATATCAAGAATTGACAGAACCCCTGAGCATTATTTTAGTGGATGAGCGCTACACAACCTTAGAAGCACGCGATCGCTATTGGCAAATGTTCCCGCCCAAAGGGTTAATAAAGCTATTGCCACAGGGTCTACGACAGCCACCAAGACCCATAGATGACATTGTTGCCATCCTTTTAATCGAAAGATACTTAAATCGCCTCACTGAATCAGCAGCCAGCCAATTTTAA
- a CDS encoding DUF3146 family protein produces the protein MSAKRLPETIAHVRITRQSWQHGFLEGEVSAGEFEWHFQWHFRRGELAVKPSQGRALIKEPLGRFLEQQDYQLEPGGDYAFTIRAEL, from the coding sequence GTGAGTGCAAAACGTCTGCCAGAAACCATTGCCCATGTCAGAATTACCCGCCAATCCTGGCAACACGGCTTCCTTGAGGGCGAAGTGAGTGCAGGTGAGTTTGAGTGGCATTTCCAGTGGCATTTTCGCCGGGGAGAACTTGCCGTCAAGCCTTCCCAAGGTCGCGCCTTGATCAAAGAACCCCTCGGTCGATTCTTAGAGCAACAAGATTACCAGCTAGAGCCTGGAGGAGACTATGCTTTTACGATTCGGGCGGAACTTTAA
- a CDS encoding heavy-metal-associated domain-containing protein, with product MAIKLKVPDIKGDECAKKITKSILTMESDAKVDVNVDTKTVTVDAAASEESIKQMVQSAGYTIEGY from the coding sequence ATGGCAATTAAATTGAAAGTTCCGGATATTAAAGGTGATGAGTGCGCCAAGAAAATAACTAAATCTATTCTGACTATGGAATCTGATGCCAAAGTAGACGTGAACGTTGATACTAAAACTGTAACTGTAGATGCTGCGGCTTCTGAAGAGTCAATTAAACAGATGGTTCAATCTGCTGGTTATACTATAGAGGGCTATTAA
- a CDS encoding aldo/keto reductase, translated as METKQLGKTGIFASAIGLGGMPMSISNRPPESQSIQVIHRALDLGIRFIDTADSYCKDESDKHHNERLIHKALSSYKADVSQVIVATKGGLMRPDGNWTSNGNPEHLRQTIRDSFEALGGAKPIDVWQYHSPDTNYTIEESLTPVKEAVEAGLIRFVGVSNFSVEQIKRARDVVDIVSVQNQYSPWQRQPENDGVLKYCEQQGLTFLPWSPFGGRRRHQDLQDISAIAKLAKEKGVSVYNIVLAWLRSKSPAILPIPGASKVSSIEDSAKAINVKLSDEEVQKIDRAT; from the coding sequence ATGGAAACCAAACAGCTAGGAAAAACTGGTATTTTTGCGAGTGCAATTGGTTTGGGTGGTATGCCCATGTCAATTTCTAATCGCCCTCCAGAATCACAATCAATCCAAGTTATTCATCGTGCCTTGGATTTGGGTATTAGATTTATTGACACTGCCGATTCTTACTGCAAAGATGAGTCAGATAAGCACCACAATGAGCGGCTAATTCACAAGGCACTTAGTAGTTACAAAGCTGATGTTAGCCAAGTGATTGTAGCAACTAAGGGCGGGTTGATGCGTCCCGATGGCAACTGGACAAGCAACGGCAACCCAGAACATTTGCGCCAAACAATTCGAGACAGTTTTGAGGCGTTGGGTGGTGCTAAACCCATCGATGTTTGGCAATATCATTCTCCCGATACTAATTACACCATTGAAGAATCCCTTACACCAGTTAAAGAAGCAGTAGAGGCTGGTTTGATTCGGTTTGTGGGAGTTTCTAATTTTTCCGTTGAACAAATTAAGCGGGCGCGGGATGTAGTGGATATTGTCTCGGTGCAGAATCAATACAGCCCTTGGCAACGACAGCCAGAAAATGACGGCGTATTGAAGTATTGCGAACAGCAAGGATTGACCTTTTTACCTTGGAGTCCCTTTGGTGGTAGGCGTCGCCATCAGGACTTGCAAGATATTTCTGCGATCGCTAAATTAGCTAAAGAAAAAGGCGTATCGGTGTATAATATCGTTTTGGCGTGGTTGCGTTCCAAGTCGCCTGCTATTTTGCCAATTCCTGGTGCTAGCAAAGTTTCGAGCATTGAAGATTCGGCAAAAGCTATCAATGTGAAACTATCTGATGAAGAAGTGCAAAAAATTGATCGGGCAACTTAA